ATAACCGCTACAGTGCACACACCACACCCGGCGCACAAAAGAGCCGCAGTGTTCGCGCAGCACTTCGTCTTTGTTGAGGTTGATGGCGTCTGCCGCCTGCATGGCGGTGCCGATAAAACTCTCAGAACCGGCCAGGTAGAGCCGGGTGCCCATGTATGACTCGGCCAGCAGGCTGTGCAGGGCGCTGACCAGGGCCTGGCTTGTGGGGTAGATTTCCGGGCTAATGCCATCAACGGCTTCTATTTCCCGCAGATAACTGTTCCCGGAGAAACTCTCCGGCGAATAAAGCACCCGGATGGTGTCGGTGTGCGGCATCTGCTCCAGTAAGCGCAATAGCGCTGCACCGCCGCTGCCCTGGCCGGCAATAATGTGGCATTTGCCACCGGCAAGGGGGTGCAGAACATCGTAAATGGGTCTGCTCTTGATACCCGTAATGAGCATGGCTGTATTCCTCCTGCGCTGCTGGCCTTCCCGGCTCAGCGTTATGTATTTTTCCACCTGTTATAAAGGTGACTTTATTGTTAAGCAAATGCTGTGCCAACCAATTAACTTATTGATAATAAGCAATTTACTATTTTTCATAACCGCAGGGTGATGGCGAAATTGCACCGGCTGTTGGCATTTTTGCAGCGCGGTAAATCAGGGGGGGAGGGCGCACTTCCGTGTGCCGGAGGGGGTTAACTGCGCTGAAGTTTGCGGATAAGCGTGCCGACATCGATATCAAGGTGGCGGGCGGCTTTACGCTTGCTGCCCTGCAGCTGCACCGCCTGCATGATGAGCTGGCGCTCAAACTGCTGCACGCGGGCTTTCAGATTACCGGCCAGGGTATCCGCCGCGCCATTAAGGCCGGGGGCGTTGTCCGGTGCGTGCGCGTCATGGCCGGTGGCGGGGAGCGCAGCGCACTGCCCCAGCACCTCCGGGGGGAGGTGTTGTTCCGTGGCTTCCTCGTCGGCCAGCACCGCGAGGCGCTCAAAAATATTGACCAGCTCGCGAATATTGCCGGGGTATGAATAGGCCAGTAAACGCTGGCGGCAGCACGGCGAAAGGCGCAGCGCAGGCAGGCGATCCTGGTTGATCCGCTCAAGCAGGATATCGATAAGGACCGGCAAGTCGTCCAGGTGCTGGCGCAGCGGGGGAATTTCAACCGGCAGCACCGCCAGGCGGTAGTAGAGATCGGCCCGGAACTCACCGGATTCCACCAGGCGGCGCAGATCTTTATTGGTGGCGGTGATCACCTGGACCTGTACCGTTTTGGCCAGCGGCGAGCCCACCGACTGGATCGTGCTGTCTTCAAGGAACTTCAGCAGCTTGGCCTGCACGTGAATGGGGATCTCCCCGATCTCGTCAAGAAACAAAGTCCCCCCGGCGGCGCTTTCAATATAGCCGCGCTTGCCCCCCTGCAGGGCGCCGGTAAACGCGCCGCGCTCGTAGCCAAACATTTCCGATTCGAACAGGCTTTCCGGAATACTGCCGCAGTTAACGTGAATAAACGGGCGATCGCCCCAGCCTGCCGCCCGGTGGATATGGCGGGCGATGACGGTTTTCCCCACCCCCGGCTCCCCCAGCAGCAGTAAGCGTGCCCGGCGGCGAAAGGCGCGCACGCCGGTATCCGCAATGCGCGAGAGCAGCGGGGAGAGGTGCAGGGCATTGTCCTGGGGATCGCCCAGCCCGCGCTCTGACGCCGGGGTAAAGTGCGGGGCACCGGAGGGGGCGCGGTTGTCCCGGTTATCCGTGTGGCGCAGCACCAGCAGGGTGTAGGGTTTTTCACTGGTGCCGGTGGGCACGGCCTGGGCACTGGTGATAAAGCTGCGCCCGTCCATGGCGCGGGCCATACCGCTGGTGGCCCCGCGCCGCATGGACAGCTGAACGTCGTCAAAATTCAGGGCCGAGCGCTGGAAAAACTCGGTATTGGCAAGGCCGGTGGCCTCCTGGCGCGACAGGCGGTTAATACGCTCGGCGGCGAGGTTCATAAAGCGGATGCGTGAATCCCCGTCACAGAGAATGATGGCCTCACTGAAGCTGTCGAATAAGGCGTGCAGCGCCGGTGTTTCCAGTAATGCCGAGAGCACGTCACTGCTGATACTGACCGCAGAGCGCATGCCGATTTTCATGGTGGGCAGAAAAGTATTGTCACTCATGGATGTAACTCGCGACTGGGTTGTTGCTCGCTCCCGGCGTTACGCAGTACGGCCACCTTCCAGGTTACGCCTTCCTGCATCACGATAGGGGAACAGTGAATATTATAGGGCCGGGGCTGGCCGCTGAGATCGGGCAGCAGCAGGCTGTGCCAGGCCCGCTCCGGCAGTGATTCGCTCAGCAACCGGCTGGCAATTCCGGCCCCCCGGGTGATGCCAAACTCGCGCTCAAAGGCGGCGTTGCGCCACTGGGGCTGGCGCTGCTCGTCGATAACCATGACCGCATCGGGGACGGCGTCAAACACCCGGCGCAGGGCGTCGATACGCTGCCGGGCATCGTGCTGGATGCGCAGCTCCTGGCTCACATCCCGGATGCTGCCCCACATGCGCAGCAGGCGGCCATTCTGGATGCTGGCGCGCACGTCGTTTTCCACATAGGCGGGTGAACCGTCGTGGCGGCGATCCACGGAGAGGGCGCCATCTACGCAGAAGTCGGTCTCGACCAGGCGGCGGACAAACTCCTCATTGGCCGGGCTGCGCGGCCAGTAGAGGTGCACCGGCTGCTGGTTAAACACCACATCCGCCGGCATTTCATAGACTTCTGCCATGGTGCGGTTGCACATTCGCCAGCAGGAGCGGTTTTCAAACACCTGGCGCACCACTTCATCGGTGGTGGCGGTGATATCCACCGGATCGAACCACTCAATACACCAGTAGGCTACCCTGGCGCTGTACAGCATCTGGCTCATCACGTCGTTGGCGTTTTGTAATTCGCGCAGCTGGTTACTGAGCGGGCCCAGGGGGATAAACGCCAGATGGATGCGCGGGGCATCGTTACGCCGCTCCAGCAGGCCGCAGGCCAGCACCGGGTAGAGGCTGCCGGTGTGCTGGATCAGGGTCAGCTCAAGGTGCGGGAGCTTTTCATCCGCCGGGGGGCAGGCGAACAGGTTGCGCAACTGGCGGATGGATTCGGCGGTAAACACGCGGGAAATACCGAAGCCGCGCATTTGCGGCGGCGCATAGCCCAGCTGATCGCTCAGGGCGGGGGAGACATTGAGCAGCAGCCCATTTTCACTGACAGTACAGCTGTGAATCAGCCCGCGATCGGCCAGGGTTTCAGGAATATGCATAATATGCCCGCGTTGTGATGGGTGAGAACGAAACGGCCTGCAATACGCCTCTC
This Shimwellia blattae DSM 4481 = NBRC 105725 DNA region includes the following protein-coding sequences:
- a CDS encoding dimethylamine monooxygenase subunit DmmA family protein; the encoded protein is MLITGIKSRPIYDVLHPLAGGKCHIIAGQGSGGAALLRLLEQMPHTDTIRVLYSPESFSGNSYLREIEAVDGISPEIYPTSQALVSALHSLLAESYMGTRLYLAGSESFIGTAMQAADAINLNKDEVLREHCGSFVRRVWCVHCSGYTENVTQRVFDCPHCERTLVVRDHYSRRLAAFQAVKADAEVPGELPEAEELDT
- a CDS encoding sigma-54 interaction domain-containing protein, with translation MSDNTFLPTMKIGMRSAVSISSDVLSALLETPALHALFDSFSEAIILCDGDSRIRFMNLAAERINRLSRQEATGLANTEFFQRSALNFDDVQLSMRRGATSGMARAMDGRSFITSAQAVPTGTSEKPYTLLVLRHTDNRDNRAPSGAPHFTPASERGLGDPQDNALHLSPLLSRIADTGVRAFRRRARLLLLGEPGVGKTVIARHIHRAAGWGDRPFIHVNCGSIPESLFESEMFGYERGAFTGALQGGKRGYIESAAGGTLFLDEIGEIPIHVQAKLLKFLEDSTIQSVGSPLAKTVQVQVITATNKDLRRLVESGEFRADLYYRLAVLPVEIPPLRQHLDDLPVLIDILLERINQDRLPALRLSPCCRQRLLAYSYPGNIRELVNIFERLAVLADEEATEQHLPPEVLGQCAALPATGHDAHAPDNAPGLNGAADTLAGNLKARVQQFERQLIMQAVQLQGSKRKAARHLDIDVGTLIRKLQRS
- a CDS encoding PAS domain-containing protein, whose product is MHIPETLADRGLIHSCTVSENGLLLNVSPALSDQLGYAPPQMRGFGISRVFTAESIRQLRNLFACPPADEKLPHLELTLIQHTGSLYPVLACGLLERRNDAPRIHLAFIPLGPLSNQLRELQNANDVMSQMLYSARVAYWCIEWFDPVDITATTDEVVRQVFENRSCWRMCNRTMAEVYEMPADVVFNQQPVHLYWPRSPANEEFVRRLVETDFCVDGALSVDRRHDGSPAYVENDVRASIQNGRLLRMWGSIRDVSQELRIQHDARQRIDALRRVFDAVPDAVMVIDEQRQPQWRNAAFEREFGITRGAGIASRLLSESLPERAWHSLLLPDLSGQPRPYNIHCSPIVMQEGVTWKVAVLRNAGSEQQPSRELHP